TTGATATTTATTTCAAGTTGTGCAATTTCATCTTCTAACGTAGTTACAGAAACCACTTTGTTTTCCAATTCATTTTGAATTTCTAATAATTCTTCAACGCTTAAAACCTGGTGTTTCTTTTGTAATGCATATATCTGTTGTAATTTTTGATTGATGAGTTCCATTTTTTCAGGATCGTTGAAAACCATATCAGATTCGCGATTCAATTCTTTAACAATATCATCAAATTCGATAACAATAGAGTTTGTTCTTTCAAAAAGAGATTGATATTCAGGTGAAAAATGACCATTTTTTTGCAGTGTCGTTTTGAATTCTTTCAAGTTTTTTAAAAGTCCAAACTGCTCCTCATTAGCTAATGCTAAAAGTGAAGATAGATTATCTTTAATAAATTCAACATTGTTTAAAGTTTCATAAGTCTTTTCCAAATCTTCTAACTCACCTGCTTTTAAATTAGCTGACTCTAGTTCTGTATATAAAAATTCATTGTAATCTTTCTCTTTTAAAATGGCAGAAAAGGAACTATTTTTAGCTTCTAAAATGGATTTTGTCTGGCGGTATTTTTTTAAAGCAGATTGAAATTCTAACAATAATTCTTTATTGTTGGCAATGGCATCAATAATTTTGAATTGAAATTCTTCCTCAGACAATTCCAAAGTTTGATGTTGTGAATGAATATCAATCAAATAATAACTTAAATCCTGTAATTTTTGAAGGTTTACTGGACTATCATTGATGAAGGCTCTAGATTTTCCAGAGGGTAATATTTCTCTACGGATGATGGTTTCATCTTCATAATCTAATTCATTAGATTCGAAAAACCATTTTAAATCATATTTCGCTATAGAAAAGTTGGCTTCAACAATACATTTGTCCGATGCGTTTTTAAGGGAAGATAAATCAGCTCGTTTTCCTAAAACTAATCCTAAGGCCCCTAAAAGTATTGATTTTCCTGCTCCTGTCTCACCTGTTATAATTGAAAACCCACCAGAAAAATTAATGTTTAATTTTTCTATTAACGCAAAATTTTCAATAGATAACGATGTAATCATAATCAGGTAATGAAGTAAAATTTAAGTAGTAAATGTACTAATTATAACTTAATTGCTGACCATTTACTTGTGTTGAGAGGGGATAATTTATTCAAAGTATCAATTGTTTCAGACAATGAAACTTTTGGACCTCCAGATAAAATAGAAACAATTTCATCTACTTTAGCATCAAAAAATACTCTGGTTAAAAAAGCATTAGGACGTATAGCATATAACTTTGAGAGTGTAGCAATTGAACTAATCACTTTATCTTTTGAAGCTTTTAAATCGGAGGTCATAGTATCTAAACCTTCTCTATGATATTGATATAATGCTTCTCTGTAGGCATCATAAGTTCCCGATAAAACATCATTTACTAAATAATATCTATTCTGGTTTCCATCACCCTGACTCCATCCTTTAT
The window above is part of the Flavobacterium sp. N1994 genome. Proteins encoded here:
- the recN gene encoding DNA repair protein RecN, with translation MITSLSIENFALIEKLNINFSGGFSIITGETGAGKSILLGALGLVLGKRADLSSLKNASDKCIVEANFSIAKYDLKWFFESNELDYEDETIIRREILPSGKSRAFINDSPVNLQKLQDLSYYLIDIHSQHQTLELSEEEFQFKIIDAIANNKELLLEFQSALKKYRQTKSILEAKNSSFSAILKEKDYNEFLYTELESANLKAGELEDLEKTYETLNNVEFIKDNLSSLLALANEEQFGLLKNLKEFKTTLQKNGHFSPEYQSLFERTNSIVIEFDDIVKELNRESDMVFNDPEKMELINQKLQQIYALQKKHQVLSVEELLEIQNELENKVVSVTTLEDEIAQLEINIKDFEVQLDTIASKISQSRREAVPHLSQKLIEILNQLGMPNVRFEISISPSEYYHNNGKDTLQFLFSANKGTDFGLLKKVASGGEMSRIMLAVKSILSNYSKLPTIIFDEIDTGVSGEIANKMGEIMKVMSHSMQVFAITHLPQIAAKGANHYKVFKTIVGENTVSELKLLNNDERIIEIAEMLSGKEISDSAMNHAKALLN